A region from the Triticum aestivum cultivar Chinese Spring chromosome 3D, IWGSC CS RefSeq v2.1, whole genome shotgun sequence genome encodes:
- the LOC123079146 gene encoding uncharacterized protein — MRREGRQRGWVRVYDRELVDPEGKRRAVHAVEGPAVANGGFIRAPRKPTNQSKSGGLRALGRSGIAQEEKEEEPQALPPTMAARFGYYYSTGLQSPFKFESAMYNYKKVEIRPPAAARFGGRSSCKAGRKFRHDEVKKYYLDAADVLDGQLDYLHDFDS; from the coding sequence ATGCGTCGCGAGGGACGGCAGCGAGGGTGGGTGCGCGTGTACGACCGCGAGCTGGTCGACCCGGAGGGCAAGCGCCGCGCCGTGCACGCCGTGGAGGGCCCGGCGGTGGCCAACGGCGGGTTCATCAGGGCGCCGCGGAAGCCGACCAACCAGTCCAAGTCCGGCGGCCTCCGCGCGCTCGGCAGGAGCGGCATCGCgcaagaggagaaggaggaggagccgCAGGCCCTTCCGCCGACGATGGCCGCGCGCTTCGGGTACTACTACTCGACGGGATTGCAGTCGCCGTTCAAGTTCGAGTCCGCCATGTACAACTACAAGAAAGTGGAGATCCGTCCGCCGGCGGCAGCGCGCTTCGGGGGAAGATCGTCGTGCAAGGCGGGGCGCAAGTTCAGGCACGACGAGGTCAAGAAGTACTACCTCGACGCGGCCGACGTCCTCGATGGGCAGCTCGATTATCTTCATGACTTCGATTCGTGA